In Rattus norvegicus strain BN/NHsdMcwi chromosome 3, GRCr8, whole genome shotgun sequence, a genomic segment contains:
- the LOC134486336 gene encoding ewing's tumor-associated antigen 1 homolog, with translation MRLKDGATGMSRRRKHADSPVRTRRAGAENCCSAAELWPRASRAARSSQPSRAGTRSALRSQRRAAADGGRSPGEKETPTQVLKVNLLSCTFSSRNDPDGQTDIFWDQNSPMTKQLGKRRTKQISSAYSDEISHIVNRIAPQDEKPVTNSMLGVWIGDTAIPCTPSVAKEKSRVKISCTKLKTKNREKELMKLAQQFDKNMEELDVIQEQDGKNHDFIQMTSEMGHLHNHKNSVQMASDDIVPEVSYTPIKKQVEGDSRISQGKGQDSSQRPFDRNVEAAFNAIFDGSTQMSSGQLSQELSDTFLNNSKTSMKKENVLLQEEIITTETLLTDNLLNKTPISSSPQVDTTIILKSCVTPSPKTPAAPNKHLDELTANDFEDDWESLLSSEPFLMENAEMLELFPSTTAQGTGQKAVCTSIGENDTITSRANMNLGGRLRDSKVTLDLPSKTRSRELKNAGECRFSPHPGDEPRKFPFIGNKVRFEKSVTNFVSKNEDYVAVSNLTKVKEDGHGKGILNASNKSVSYTRYPNEQNHKLGVNLPLKVPTTDPFDSVFVGKENIVCNTNQSHGSKFSSPFDDWNDPLLASKMIKACHQLETTWEADDVDDDLLYQACDDIERLTQQENKGSKESESKSNTSIHGSRNTCSASEQGSQLVSSKHWNLVSSPMPLSLTNKSQINKPVTVEKRNICGDCPNILDATNLSVCSKNSSDNQHVPVQVNSSNSVLVGSSHLKVNLGPVSTKIATNTKLSTAQLSHHSLADTAQSDSKLLKSSKFTFKKKNPQFLSELNQNPLAGSMPVSKISQDLGKRETVNSWPEANQKHSESLKPSSPDEEERNRKYSPEEIQRKRQEALVRRRAKALHTVQSAPVSLPW, from the coding sequence ATGCGGCTGAAGGACGGTGCCACGGGAATGAGTCGGCGAAGGAAGCATGCGGACAGCCCTGTGCGGACGCGCAGGGCGGGTGCCGAGAACTGCTGCTCGGCAGCGGAACTGTGGCCCCGGGCGTCCAGGGCGGCCCGCAGCTCCCAGCCCAGCCGGGCGGGAACGCGGTCTGCGCTGCGGTCGCAACGGCGGGCAGCGGCTGACGGCGGGCGGAGCCCGGGGGAAAAGGAGACACCAACACAAGTTCTGAAAGTGAATTTATTGTCCTGTACCTTCAGTTCTCGAAATGATCCAGATGGACAGACTGATATCTTCTGGGATCAAAATTCTCCAATGACAAAACAGTTAGGTAAAAGAAGAACAAAGCAGATTTCCAGTGCATACAGTGATGAGATTTCACATATTGTTAATCGTATTGCTCCTCAGGATGAAAAACCAGTGACAAACTCCATGCTGGGTGTATGGATTGGTGACACTGCTATTCCTTGTACTCCTAGTGTTGCAAAAGAAAAGTCAAGAGTGAAAATCAGCTGcacaaagttaaaaacaaaaaatcgaGAAAAAGAACTTATGAAATTGGCCCAACAGTTTGATAAAAATATGGAAGAACTTGATGTGATTCAAGAGCAAGATGGGAAGAATCATGATTTTATCCAGATGACTTCAGAAATGGGACATTTACATAACCATAAAAATTCTGTGCAGATGGCATCAGATGATATAGTTCCTGAAGTCAGTTATACTCCAATAAAGAAGCAAGTGGAGGGAGACAGCAGAATATCTCAGGGAAAGGGGCAAGACAGCAGTCAGAGACCCTTTGACCGAAATGTTGAAGCAGCCTTTAATGCTATTTTTGATGGTTCCACTCAGATGTCTAGTGGACAGCTAAGCCAGGAGCTGTCAGATACTTTTTTGAACAATAGTAAAACTTCCATGAAAAAGGAAAATGTCTTACTACAAGAGGAAATCATTACTACTGAAACTCTGCTCACAGACAACCTGCTAAATAAAACTCCAATATCATCTTCCCCTCAAGTAGATACTACCATAATACTAAAATCATGTGTGACTCCCAGTCCTAAGACTCCAGCAGCACCTAATAAACATCTTGATGAATTGACTGCTAATGATTTTGAGGATGATTGGGAAAGCTTACTAAGCAGTGAACCCTTCCTTATGGAGAATGCTGAAATGCTTGAACTCTTTCCCTCTACAACTGCTCAAGGTACTGGTCAGAAGGCAGTTTGTACCTCCATTGGGGAAAATGATACAATCACATCAAGAGCAAATATGAATCTAGGTGGAAGGTTAAGAGACTCAAAAGTAACACTGGATCTTCCTTCAAAGACACGAAGCAGAGAACTAAAAAATGCTGGAGAATGTAGGTTTTCACCACATCCAGGTGATGAACCAAGGAAGTTCCCATTCATTGGGAATAAAGTGAGGTTTGAGAAATCTGTCACTAACTTTGTTAGTAAAAATGAAGATTATGTTGCTGTCTCTAACCTTACAAAAGTGAAAGAAGATGGTCATGGTAAGGGCATACTTAATGCCTCTAACAAGTCTGTTTCATACACAAGGTATCCTAATGAACAAAATCACAAGCTTGGTGTTAACCTGCCTTTGAAAGTACCCACTACTGACCCATTTGATTCTGTGTTCGTGGGCAAAGAAAACATTGTGTGTAACACAAATCAGTCTCATGGATCAAAGTTCAGTTCTCCCTTTGATGACTGGAATGACCCACTGTTGGCCAGTAAAATGATTAAAGCATGCCATCAATTAGAAACTACCTGGGAAGCAGATGATGTAGATGATGATTTGTTATATCAGGCTTGTGATGACATCGAAAGACTAACTCAGCAAGAAAACAAGGGCAGCAAGGAGTCAGAAAGTAAAAGTAATACTTCCATACATGGATCCAGAAATACTTGTTCTGCATCTGAACAAGGAAGTCAGTTGGTGTCGTCTAAACATTGGAATCTTGTCAGTTCTCCAATGCCATTGTCTTTAACAAATAAATCACAGATAAATAAGCCAGTGACAGTAGAGAAAAGAAACATATGTGGAGATTGTCCCAATATTTTGGATGCTACAAATTTGTCTGTGTGCTCTAAGAATTCAAGTGATAATCAGCATGTACCAGTACAGGTGAATAGCTCAAACTCTGTTCTTGTAGGAAGTTCACATCTGAAAGTTAATTTGGGTCCTGTGAGCACAAAGATTGCTACTAATACGAAGTTGAGTACTGCTCAGCTGTCCCACCACAGCTTAGCAGATACAGCTCAGAGTGACAGCAAACTACTGAAGTCAtcaaaattcacatttaaaaagaagaacCCTCAGTTTCTTTCTGAGTTAAATCAAAATCCTCTAGCAGGAAGTATGCCTGTTAGTAAAATCTCACAGGACTTAGGAAAAAGGGAAACTGTCAATTCATGGCCTGAAGCTAATCAAAAACATTCTGAGTCTTTGAAACCATCTTCCCCAGACgaagaagagagaaacaggaagtatTCTCCTGAAGAAATTCAGCGGAAAAGGCAGGAAGCACTGGTTCGAAGAAGGGCCAAAGCGTTGCACACTGTGCAGTCAGCTCCTGTTTCACTGCCTTGGTGA